Below is a window of Gimesia chilikensis DNA.
GTGCCACGCTCCTATGTGACCGGGGATACCGCCGATTCGGTACTGTCACAATACCAGGCGACCGATTTCCGAGATCTGACGGACTGGCGGTGGGAGAGTACCGCGGAAATGGTGTCACTTTGTCACCCTTTGAAGCTCGCGGCCCCGCCTGCTGGACCAGCGGCATATGAGTCACGGGGCTGCCTGGGAAATGCCGCCCGCTGTGCATTGGAGCTGAGCCTGCTGGATGCGGCAACCCGCTCTCTCAATGTTCCCATCTCGGACGTGCTGACGTGTCTGGATGAGGATCAGACACTGACTCAGCAGCTTCCCGAAGTGCGTTACAGTGCCGTGCTGACCTCGATGAAACCGGTCAAACAGACTCTCTTGTCGCTGTTGTATCGTCTGACGGGCTTTCGTCAGTGCAAAGTCAAAGTTGGTATGCCCGGCTGCGATGATCTGGCTCTGCTGCGAAAAGTCCGCCGTCTGACAGGCCGCCGCATGGGCCTGCGGATTGATGCCAATGAAGCCTGGACCCGCTCTGAACTGGAAGCACACGATGCTGCTTTGAGTACGCTGGAGATCCAATCAATCGAACAACCAATGGCGCATGCTTCCCTCACGGACCTGAAGGGCATTCGCGGACAGCTGAAAGCCTGGGTGATGCTCGATGAGTCATTGTGCAGCTATCAGGATGCAGAACAGGCGATCGCCGAGGGGTACTGTGACGCCTTCAATTTACGGATATCCAAGCTGGGTGGCCTGATCCCCACATTTCAGATTGCCCGTCTCGCACAGCAGGCAGGGATCCACTGTCAACTGGGTTGCCAGGTGGGAGAGACAGGCGTTCTCTCTGCAGCAGGCAGGCATTTTGCCAGCCATATCAGGGGAATCGAGTTTCTGGAGGGGAGCTTTGATCGCTATCTGCTGAGACAGAACATCATCAATGAGGAGATCTCGTTTCAATGGGGGGGCAAAGCTCCCGCGCTGAAAGGACCGGGGTTGGGTGTCACTGTGAATGCAGCGCGTCTGTCACAGTTCATGCAGCAGGAAATGCAACTGATCTGATGCGATCAGGGAATCAGGAATACGAGGCCGGTAACGGTTAAGCTCTCAAACAGAGCACCGCGTGCACTGAGCGGAAGCCGTTCAACCTGATAAGGGGGGCAGTTCCCTGGTTTTTCATACCCCAGAGTATACTGGCACTCATACAGCGGGTATGCACCAATCATGTAA
It encodes the following:
- a CDS encoding enolase C-terminal domain-like protein, whose translation is MKIASLKAYRIHVPLKRKVTHASYSRTESESILVRCELEDGTVGWGESVPRSYVTGDTADSVLSQYQATDFRDLTDWRWESTAEMVSLCHPLKLAAPPAGPAAYESRGCLGNAARCALELSLLDAATRSLNVPISDVLTCLDEDQTLTQQLPEVRYSAVLTSMKPVKQTLLSLLYRLTGFRQCKVKVGMPGCDDLALLRKVRRLTGRRMGLRIDANEAWTRSELEAHDAALSTLEIQSIEQPMAHASLTDLKGIRGQLKAWVMLDESLCSYQDAEQAIAEGYCDAFNLRISKLGGLIPTFQIARLAQQAGIHCQLGCQVGETGVLSAAGRHFASHIRGIEFLEGSFDRYLLRQNIINEEISFQWGGKAPALKGPGLGVTVNAARLSQFMQQEMQLI